The genomic segment CTTTTTATACTCGATGTTAAGGTGCCAAACATAAATGGCTTTGAAGTTTTAAAATTTATAAAAAGCATAGGGCTTCAAACACCTATAATGATGATGACTTCGCTTGTTGATATAGACGATATGGCGATAGGCTATGAGCTTGGCTGTAACGAATATCTTAAAAAGCCATTTGAACTTGCTGAGCTGAAATTTCGTGTGGGCGAGCTTATGAGAAAATACTACAGTCTTGGCGATAAAAATTTTATAGCGCTTGATATGGATTTTAACTATGACGCCATAAAAAGACAACTTTTAAAAGATGGCGAGGTGATTGAGCTTAGTGCAAAAGAGCTTGAGATAGTAAGTTATCTTGCTGTAAATGCTGGAAATTTTATCAGCATAA from the Campylobacter suis genome contains:
- a CDS encoding response regulator transcription factor; this translates as MKILLMEDDLGYQESVSEYLTSLGYEVDTAGDGETACDKISKNIYQLFILDVKVPNINGFEVLKFIKSIGLQTPIMMMTSLVDIDDMAIGYELGCNEYLKKPFELAELKFRVGELMRKYYSLGDKNFIALDMDFNYDAIKRQLLKDGEVIELSAKELEIVSYLAVNAGNFISINELKEKIWGDKEINEADIRMHVLKIRQKTSSDFVISKRHFGYKIDGKKS